The Rhodocytophaga rosea genome has a segment encoding these proteins:
- a CDS encoding 3-keto-5-aminohexanoate cleavage protein, whose translation MAKPFSSRISKLNQLKKRLRIDNQKLLSYIDSPLSVHQLELILGAEDTIYLTQENVELLEKAMQIALAANQPPANPA comes from the coding sequence ATGGCAAAACCTTTTAGCAGTAGGATTAGTAAGCTCAATCAACTCAAGAAAAGATTAAGGATAGATAACCAAAAGCTATTATCCTATATAGATTCTCCCCTTAGCGTTCATCAATTAGAGTTAATTCTAGGCGCAGAGGATACTATTTATCTCACCCAAGAAAATGTAGAACTGCTTGAAAAGGCTATGCAGATAGCCCTTGCGGCAAATCAACCACCTGCTAACCCTGCATAG
- a CDS encoding IS5 family transposase, translated as MAQYAHDLPHWSTVYGYFDPWSKSGLWQQIHSFLVRKVRRQMKRKPMPSASSLDSQSVKTTACGGEHRGFDAGKLVKGRKRFILTPTQGLLVAVWICAASVSEKQGAKQLLRYIKLVPCLQELCSCIQLVWVDGGYRGEDLLKYIQKLWNWTWQLVLRTEEEKGFKLLPRRGVERTFAWLLNARRLNKDYEKNQRNSQSMVYVAMIPILLNRLK; from the coding sequence GTGGCGCAGTATGCCCATGACCTGCCTCATTGGTCAACAGTCTATGGCTATTTTGACCCTTGGAGTAAAAGCGGGTTATGGCAGCAGATTCACTCGTTCTTAGTCCGGAAAGTGCGTCGGCAAATGAAAAGAAAACCCATGCCTAGTGCAAGCAGTTTAGATTCTCAAAGTGTAAAGACGACTGCTTGTGGAGGAGAGCATCGGGGATTTGATGCGGGCAAGCTTGTTAAAGGCCGAAAACGCTTCATTCTTACCCCTACACAAGGCTTACTAGTAGCCGTTTGGATTTGTGCAGCGAGTGTGTCGGAAAAGCAAGGCGCTAAACAGCTTTTACGCTATATCAAATTAGTACCTTGCTTGCAGGAGTTGTGTAGCTGTATCCAGCTAGTGTGGGTAGATGGTGGATACCGGGGAGAAGATCTACTTAAGTATATTCAAAAACTTTGGAACTGGACCTGGCAACTAGTACTGAGAACGGAGGAGGAGAAAGGCTTTAAGCTTTTACCGAGAAGGGGGGTGGAACGTACTTTTGCTTGGCTGTTAAATGCCCGCAGGTTAAACAAAGACTATGAAAAGAACCAGAGAAATAGCCAATCAATGGTGTATGTAGCCATGATTCCAATCTTGTTAAATCGCCTTAAATAG